In a genomic window of Panthera tigris isolate Pti1 chromosome D4, P.tigris_Pti1_mat1.1, whole genome shotgun sequence:
- the IFNB1 gene encoding interferon beta yields the protein MTGRCILQIALLACFFTTVHSVSYKLLGFQLRSSSLECQELLLNLNRTSKYCLKDRMNFEVPEEIKKSQRFQKEEAILVINEMFQKIFNIFSRNTSSTGWNETTVENLLATLHWQKEHLETILEEIMEEENFTWDNTTLLHLKKYYLRIVRYLKAKEYSICAWTVVHAEILRNFFFLERLTDYLQN from the coding sequence ATGACCGGCAGGTGCATCCTCCAAATCGCTCTCTTGGCGTGTTTCTTCACCACCGTGCATTCCGTGAGCTACAAGTTGCTTGGATTCCAACTAAGAAGCAGCAGTTTGGAGTGTCAGGAGCTCCTGCTGAACTTGAACAGAACCTCTAAATATTGCCTCAAGGACAGGATGAACTTCGAGGTCCCTGAGGAGATTAAAAAATCACAGCGGTTCCAGAAGGAGGAAGCCATACTGGTCATCAACGAGATGTTCCAGAAGatctttaatattttcagtaGAAACACCTCTAGCACGGGATGGAATGAGACCACTGTTGAGAACCTCCTTGCGACACTCCACTGGCAGAAGGAACACCTGGAAACGATCCTGGAGGAAATCATGGAGGAGGAAAACTTCACCTGGGACAATACGACCCTTCTGCACCTGAAGAAATACTACTTAAGGATCGTGCGGTACCTGAAGGCCAAGGAGTACAGCATCTGTGCCTGGACAGTAGTCCACGCAGAAATCCTCAGGAACTTTTTCTTCCTTGAGAGACTTACAGATTATCTCCAAAACTGA